In a genomic window of Occallatibacter riparius:
- a CDS encoding DUF1569 domain-containing protein, whose translation MKYLSDAAGKQEILARLAAIRPDTPRQWGKMNASQMICHVTDAFLSVMGEKPIETPRGFNLWPLMKSFVLYAPFKWPQGVPTRPEMDQQIGGTPPTQFDCDMRTLLAAIDKFTAQPRTFQFRPHPMFRVMSEKDWMRWGYLHTDHHLRQFGA comes from the coding sequence ATGAAATATCTCAGCGATGCGGCAGGCAAACAGGAGATCCTCGCTCGTCTGGCTGCAATCCGCCCAGACACTCCGCGTCAATGGGGCAAGATGAATGCGTCGCAAATGATCTGCCACGTCACCGACGCCTTTCTCAGCGTCATGGGCGAGAAGCCGATTGAAACCCCGCGCGGTTTCAACCTGTGGCCGCTGATGAAGAGCTTCGTCCTCTATGCACCGTTCAAGTGGCCGCAAGGTGTCCCCACGCGCCCCGAGATGGATCAGCAGATCGGCGGAACTCCGCCGACGCAGTTCGATTGCGACATGCGCACCCTCCTCGCCGCCATCGACAAGTTCACGGCGCAGCCCCGCACCTTCCAGTTCCGGCCGCATCCCATGTTCCGAGTGATGAGCGAGAAGGACTGGATGCGCTGGGGCTATCTGCACACCGACCACCACCTGCGCCAGTTCGGAGCGTAA
- a CDS encoding S41 family peptidase, with protein sequence MTPRARRALFITILFFVACALVGSLLQRKVGAQSSEDESQIRDNLKQFTNVYALVEQNYAEPINGDKIDAVIYDGAIPGMLRTLDPHSNFYDPKAYAKMREDQRGHYYGVGMVIQQQKEKIYVITPYEGTPSFRAGIRPGDVITAVDGKQVVTEGNNPDALASSDAVAKALKGPKGTHVQVTMSREGQTKPLTFDLVRDEIPHPSVDLKYEIRPGVGYIHLTQFQETTAQEVIDAINSFGAIKGLVFDLRGNPGGLLSQAVEVCDHLLSKGQTIVSQRGRAYPDQNYTATHGNDGKAFPIVVLVNRNTASAAEIVSGALQDHDRALIVGETTFGKGLVQTVYNLSENTGLALTTYHYYTPSGRLIQRNYSGVSLYDYYYNHAGAEPADKTNREVKMTDSGRTVYGGGGITPDEKIDSPKANKFQDEVGYRYTFFHFAPHYLANHTVDKNFQVDDSVMNDFKQFLTSLNIPFTEKDIADNADWLKINIKEALLGSQFGQLQGLRVHADWDPEIQKALSFLPEAQALEDNAHKVLAEKAQAHETPQGAAAARP encoded by the coding sequence ATGACTCCCCGCGCCCGCCGCGCCTTATTCATCACCATTCTCTTTTTTGTCGCCTGCGCCCTGGTCGGCTCATTGCTCCAGCGCAAGGTTGGGGCTCAATCGTCTGAGGACGAGAGCCAGATCCGCGACAATCTAAAGCAGTTCACCAACGTTTACGCCCTGGTGGAGCAGAACTACGCCGAGCCCATCAACGGCGACAAGATCGACGCCGTTATCTACGACGGCGCCATCCCGGGCATGCTGCGGACGCTGGACCCGCACTCTAACTTCTACGATCCAAAGGCTTACGCCAAGATGCGCGAAGATCAGCGCGGCCACTACTACGGCGTGGGCATGGTGATCCAGCAGCAGAAAGAGAAGATTTACGTCATCACCCCCTACGAGGGCACGCCGTCGTTCCGTGCCGGCATCCGTCCGGGCGACGTAATCACGGCCGTCGACGGCAAGCAGGTGGTGACCGAGGGCAACAATCCTGACGCCCTGGCCTCGTCGGACGCAGTGGCCAAGGCTCTCAAGGGACCCAAGGGCACCCATGTTCAGGTGACCATGAGCCGCGAGGGACAGACCAAGCCGCTCACCTTCGACCTGGTCCGCGACGAGATTCCGCACCCCTCCGTGGACCTTAAGTATGAGATCCGTCCTGGCGTCGGGTACATCCACCTGACCCAGTTCCAGGAGACGACCGCCCAGGAAGTGATTGACGCCATCAACAGCTTCGGCGCTATCAAGGGCCTGGTGTTCGACCTCCGCGGCAACCCCGGCGGCCTGCTGAGCCAGGCAGTTGAGGTCTGCGACCATCTTCTTTCCAAGGGCCAGACGATCGTTTCCCAGCGCGGGCGCGCCTATCCCGACCAGAACTACACGGCGACTCACGGCAATGACGGCAAGGCCTTCCCGATCGTGGTGCTGGTGAACCGCAACACGGCTTCAGCGGCGGAGATCGTTTCCGGCGCGCTGCAGGATCACGACCGCGCCCTGATCGTCGGCGAGACGACGTTCGGCAAGGGCCTGGTGCAGACGGTCTATAACCTGAGCGAAAACACCGGCCTGGCGCTGACAACGTATCACTATTACACGCCGTCCGGACGCCTGATCCAGCGCAACTACTCCGGCGTTTCGCTCTACGATTACTACTACAACCATGCCGGTGCCGAGCCCGCGGACAAGACAAACCGCGAAGTGAAGATGACCGACTCCGGCCGCACGGTCTATGGCGGCGGCGGCATCACGCCGGACGAAAAGATCGACTCGCCCAAGGCGAACAAGTTCCAAGACGAGGTTGGCTACCGGTACACGTTCTTCCACTTCGCGCCGCACTACCTGGCTAACCACACCGTCGACAAGAACTTCCAGGTGGACGATTCGGTGATGAACGATTTCAAGCAGTTCCTCACCAGCCTGAATATTCCGTTCACTGAGAAGGACATTGCCGACAATGCTGACTGGCTCAAGATCAACATCAAGGAAGCCCTGTTAGGCAGCCAGTTCGGACAGTTGCAGGGTCTGCGGGTCCACGCCGACTGGGATCCCGAAATCCAGAAGGCGCTGAGCTTCCTACCCGAGGCGCAGGCACTGGAAGACAACGCGCACAAGGTTCTGGCCGAGAAGGCGCAGGCCCACGAAAC
- a CDS encoding 3'-5' exoribonuclease YhaM family protein, which produces MKEIFISQLNSFEETRVFDTYFLVLHRQLRTTQTNKPYLNIVFCDKTGQLEGRVWDVNDSRIAKDFERGDVVKVRGCVSRFNDRLQMKVEQLRKALSTEEVEKADLMPATTYDVQELWQKLLGFIDSFTDPHLKLLVGNIFNNLQIASAFREAPAAKQLHHAYLGGLLEHVISLLTLADRVAPHYPILHRDLLLTGVMLHDIGKIQELSWDVGFEYTTEGILLGHIQMGASLAEKTMDAIPDFPPRLKTLVLHVILSHHGKLEFGSPKLPMIPEALVLNFLDDLDAKMQAVQGEFDKCAREGKAPDELTGKVWALDQRQLLNTRGWLGPAEPGKTEPEDQSQTELFFGLK; this is translated from the coding sequence ATGAAGGAAATCTTTATCTCGCAGCTCAATTCGTTTGAAGAGACACGGGTCTTCGATACCTACTTTCTTGTTCTGCATCGCCAGCTCAGAACTACCCAGACCAACAAGCCTTACCTCAACATCGTGTTCTGCGATAAGACCGGCCAACTTGAAGGCCGCGTGTGGGACGTAAACGACTCGCGCATCGCAAAGGACTTCGAGCGTGGCGATGTCGTCAAGGTTCGCGGCTGCGTGTCGCGCTTCAACGACCGCCTGCAGATGAAGGTGGAGCAGCTGCGCAAGGCGCTTTCCACAGAAGAAGTAGAAAAGGCCGACCTGATGCCGGCCACCACTTACGACGTGCAGGAGCTCTGGCAGAAGCTTCTCGGCTTCATCGACTCCTTCACCGATCCGCATCTCAAGCTGCTCGTCGGCAACATCTTCAACAATCTGCAAATCGCCTCCGCCTTCCGCGAAGCGCCCGCCGCCAAGCAACTGCATCACGCATATCTCGGCGGCCTGCTCGAGCATGTCATCAGTCTGCTCACGCTGGCTGACCGCGTCGCGCCGCACTATCCGATTCTGCACCGTGACCTGCTGCTCACCGGCGTCATGCTGCACGACATCGGAAAGATCCAGGAACTCTCCTGGGACGTTGGCTTCGAGTACACCACCGAAGGCATCCTCCTCGGCCACATCCAGATGGGCGCATCGCTTGCGGAGAAGACCATGGATGCGATTCCCGATTTCCCGCCGCGCCTCAAGACGCTGGTGCTGCACGTGATCCTCTCGCATCATGGCAAGCTGGAATTTGGATCGCCCAAGCTTCCCATGATTCCCGAGGCGCTGGTACTGAACTTCCTTGATGACCTCGACGCCAAGATGCAGGCCGTGCAGGGCGAGTTCGACAAGTGTGCGCGCGAAGGCAAAGCCCCTGATGAGCTCACCGGCAAGGTGTGGGCGCTCGACCAGCGGCAATTGCTCAATACCCGTGGATGGCTGGGTCCCGCAGAGCCAGGAAAGACTGAACCTGAGGATCAGTCACAAACGGAATTGTTCTTCGGCCTGAAGTAG
- a CDS encoding peptidylprolyl isomerase has protein sequence MTLNFLRIPAVTVLSAALLATPALAQSRPAEPASPYGGVTVEDIIARVNDQIITRSDYDRSQKELDDEARKAGASMQQISEAHRDLLRNLIDQQLWISKGKELGITGETELINRLNEIRKQYNLSSLEDLEKAAQEQGVSYEDFKANIRNQIITQQVMRDEVGRHISFTPGEVQRYYEQHKQEYVQPESVKLSEILVGTPADATDAQVAAAKTKADDAVAKLRGGADFTQVAKSVSEGQTAGQGGDLGTYKRGQLNKIFEDATFSQPTGTITDPIRTKQGFVIFKVVQHNSGGVQEYKDVEQQVEQDYYGSKMEPAIREYLTKMREDAYIDIAPGFTDSGASSNKRVNPIAYSQYTPPQPKKKKKVERTRFRENTHFRSKTSMPGTDAAAAGAEAPAASGAAAGTQTASAATHTASAQPATQKPGKKEKIRYGQAPTKTLPSAAPTQTEDAGATGQSVGQGAQVAQADAPVEPEAPEQKKTRYSDRARVPKDKKQQAAHPEKASYPAQNPAAAPDAAEVADRQTQSAALGLKGDTTKKKKKQATTTSEKTRLQDKKKSDQPQQQTAPVQPTPIGPVQGAPAPGQPAQPPAPAPSTAPTQPQQ, from the coding sequence ATGACCTTGAATTTTCTTCGTATCCCCGCGGTGACTGTGCTGAGCGCGGCGCTGCTTGCGACCCCTGCCCTGGCCCAGTCACGTCCCGCTGAGCCGGCTAGCCCTTACGGCGGCGTCACGGTTGAAGACATCATCGCCCGCGTCAACGACCAGATCATCACCCGGTCCGACTACGATCGCTCCCAGAAGGAGCTGGATGACGAGGCCCGCAAGGCCGGCGCCAGCATGCAGCAGATCTCTGAAGCGCATCGCGACCTGCTCCGCAACCTTATCGATCAGCAGCTCTGGATCTCCAAGGGCAAGGAACTGGGCATCACCGGCGAAACCGAGCTGATCAACCGCCTCAACGAGATCCGCAAGCAGTACAACCTCTCCAGCCTCGAAGATCTGGAGAAGGCGGCGCAGGAGCAGGGCGTCAGCTACGAGGATTTCAAGGCCAACATCCGCAACCAGATCATCACCCAGCAGGTGATGCGCGACGAGGTGGGCCGGCACATCTCCTTTACGCCCGGCGAGGTGCAGCGCTATTACGAGCAGCACAAGCAGGAGTACGTTCAGCCCGAAAGCGTCAAGCTGAGCGAGATATTGGTGGGCACTCCTGCCGATGCCACAGATGCCCAGGTTGCCGCGGCAAAGACCAAGGCCGACGATGCGGTCGCGAAGCTCCGCGGTGGGGCCGACTTCACGCAGGTGGCGAAATCGGTCAGCGAAGGCCAGACGGCCGGGCAGGGCGGCGATCTTGGTACCTACAAGCGCGGCCAGCTCAACAAGATCTTTGAAGACGCTACCTTCAGCCAGCCCACCGGAACAATCACCGACCCCATCCGCACGAAGCAGGGTTTTGTGATCTTCAAGGTGGTGCAGCATAACTCCGGCGGCGTTCAGGAATATAAGGATGTGGAGCAGCAGGTCGAGCAGGACTACTACGGCTCGAAGATGGAACCGGCGATTCGCGAGTATCTGACCAAGATGCGCGAGGACGCCTATATCGACATCGCGCCCGGTTTCACTGACTCAGGCGCAAGCAGCAACAAGCGCGTGAACCCCATCGCCTACTCGCAGTACACGCCGCCTCAGCCGAAGAAGAAGAAGAAGGTTGAGCGCACCCGTTTCCGCGAGAACACGCACTTCCGCTCGAAGACCTCGATGCCCGGCACTGATGCCGCTGCTGCCGGGGCTGAAGCTCCTGCTGCCTCTGGCGCTGCCGCCGGCACGCAGACGGCTTCTGCAGCGACGCATACGGCCTCCGCCCAGCCGGCCACCCAGAAGCCCGGCAAGAAGGAAAAGATCCGCTACGGCCAGGCGCCCACCAAGACGCTTCCCAGCGCCGCTCCGACTCAGACCGAGGACGCAGGCGCGACCGGGCAGAGTGTCGGCCAGGGCGCTCAGGTGGCACAGGCTGATGCGCCCGTAGAACCCGAGGCTCCCGAGCAGAAGAAGACGCGCTACAGCGATCGCGCCCGCGTCCCCAAGGACAAGAAGCAGCAGGCAGCCCACCCGGAGAAGGCCAGCTATCCTGCGCAGAATCCGGCAGCGGCGCCGGACGCTGCTGAGGTCGCTGACCGCCAGACGCAGTCGGCCGCGCTCGGTCTGAAGGGCGACACCACCAAGAAAAAGAAGAAGCAAGCAACAACTACGAGCGAGAAGACTCGCCTGCAGGACAAGAAGAAGAGCGACCAGCCGCAACAGCAGACCGCACCGGTCCAGCCGACTCCGATTGGGCCGGTACAAGGCGCGCCTGCACCAGGTCAGCCTGCGCAGCCTCCCGCTCCGGCGCCATCAACCGCACCTACCCAGCCGCAGCAGTAA
- a CDS encoding GNAT family N-acetyltransferase, with protein MTDTRESIDDAVTMREMRYEDTETIAQLTTQLGYRRSADEIAAWIARLDRGNPEQIAFVACVRGEVVAWIEVSIERRLQSEPFGFIGGLVVSERVRGRGIGRRLCERAEEWTREQGLEILRVTSRSTREGAHRFYIRDGYHEVKTSLVFEKRVGPKTERP; from the coding sequence GTGACAGATACGCGGGAATCGATCGACGACGCAGTGACGATGCGCGAGATGCGGTACGAAGATACGGAGACCATTGCACAGCTCACAACACAACTGGGCTACCGGCGCAGCGCTGACGAAATTGCCGCCTGGATCGCGCGCCTCGATCGCGGAAACCCTGAACAGATTGCGTTCGTGGCGTGCGTGCGGGGAGAAGTAGTCGCCTGGATCGAAGTATCGATCGAGCGCCGGCTGCAGTCGGAGCCTTTCGGCTTCATCGGCGGACTTGTGGTGAGCGAGCGCGTGCGCGGCCGCGGAATCGGCCGGCGCCTGTGCGAACGCGCCGAAGAGTGGACCCGCGAGCAGGGCCTGGAAATCCTCCGCGTCACCTCCCGCAGCACCCGAGAAGGTGCGCATCGTTTTTATATTCGCGACGGATATCATGAGGTGAAGACGTCACTCGTGTTCGAAAAGCGCGTCGGTCCGAAAACAGAACGGCCCTGA